One genomic region from Paroceanicella profunda encodes:
- a CDS encoding MFS transporter produces MPDTSVAPRPVDDAAPRRDATQDNSRAEAPATPAPGLTKPPLLAAGYMLGAVVIALTQGLGQSLLSTNIQQIAGPLGSTTQEATWLMAAYLAPNVSLTLLLFKLRAQYGIRNFAEVAIAVYVCVSIGHLWADSFESALVLRFCAGVAAAPLASLAFLYMLEPLSPPRKLTVGLSFALTALFCSTPVAGLISPALLDNAGVEGLYRLELGLAMVSAGVIYLLPLASPPRAKVLSWLDFVSYGFVAVSLGACAIVFTLGRLYWWAAAPWLGWLLALGVLAGMVCALIELNRENPLLDIRWLASGEMLHFAGVLLLFRLMLSEQSSGAVAFFRAMGLQNEQMAGFYWVVLGSMVLAGALSALILKPERRSLIHALALVLLAVGSWLDSTATIQTRPEQMYLSQLLIGFSSGLYLPPAMSVGLIAAFKRGPNYLLSFIIVFLTTQKVGALLGSALFGSFVTLREQYHSHALVQHLTSADPLVAQRLQQYAGSLRAAISDPVLRSAEGVSLLSQATSRQAYALAYGDAFLATACLAAAALACLLLHEAWLFVQRRSAAAAVPA; encoded by the coding sequence ATGCCTGACACCTCGGTCGCGCCCCGCCCTGTCGATGACGCCGCCCCGCGCAGGGATGCCACGCAGGACAACAGCCGTGCGGAAGCGCCCGCCACCCCGGCACCGGGCCTCACGAAACCGCCCCTGCTCGCGGCCGGATACATGCTGGGCGCCGTGGTGATCGCGCTCACGCAGGGGCTGGGCCAGAGCCTGCTCTCCACCAACATCCAGCAGATTGCCGGGCCGCTCGGCAGCACCACGCAGGAGGCAACATGGCTGATGGCGGCCTATCTGGCGCCGAACGTCAGCCTCACGCTGCTGCTCTTCAAGCTGCGCGCCCAGTACGGCATCCGCAACTTCGCCGAGGTCGCCATCGCGGTCTACGTCTGTGTGAGCATCGGCCACCTCTGGGCCGACAGCTTCGAATCCGCGCTGGTGCTGCGCTTCTGTGCCGGGGTTGCGGCGGCGCCACTGGCCTCGCTCGCCTTCCTCTACATGCTCGAACCGCTGTCGCCGCCGCGCAAGCTCACCGTGGGGCTGTCCTTCGCGCTCACCGCGCTGTTCTGCTCCACCCCGGTGGCCGGGCTGATTTCGCCCGCCCTGCTGGACAATGCCGGCGTCGAAGGGCTCTACAGGCTCGAACTGGGCCTCGCCATGGTCTCCGCCGGGGTGATCTACCTGCTGCCGCTGGCCTCGCCGCCGCGGGCCAAGGTGCTGAGCTGGCTCGACTTCGTGAGCTATGGCTTCGTCGCCGTGTCGCTTGGCGCCTGCGCCATCGTCTTCACGCTGGGCAGGCTCTACTGGTGGGCCGCGGCACCATGGCTGGGCTGGCTCCTCGCGCTCGGGGTTCTGGCCGGCATGGTCTGCGCCCTGATCGAGCTGAACCGGGAGAACCCGCTGCTGGACATCCGCTGGCTCGCTTCCGGCGAGATGCTGCACTTCGCCGGGGTGCTGCTGCTCTTCCGTCTCATGCTCTCGGAACAATCCAGCGGCGCCGTGGCTTTCTTCCGGGCCATGGGCCTGCAGAATGAGCAGATGGCCGGCTTCTACTGGGTGGTCCTGGGCTCCATGGTGCTGGCCGGGGCGCTCTCTGCCCTCATCCTCAAGCCCGAGCGACGCTCCCTCATCCACGCCCTGGCCCTGGTACTGCTGGCCGTGGGCTCCTGGCTCGACAGCACCGCGACGATCCAGACCCGGCCGGAGCAGATGTATCTCAGCCAGCTGCTGATCGGGTTCTCCAGCGGCCTCTACCTGCCACCGGCGATGTCCGTGGGGCTGATCGCGGCCTTCAAGCGCGGTCCGAACTACCTCCTGAGCTTCATCATCGTGTTCCTCACCACACAGAAAGTGGGCGCCCTGCTCGGCTCGGCCCTGTTCGGAAGCTTCGTGACGCTGCGCGAGCAATACCACTCTCACGCGCTGGTCCAGCACCTGACCTCGGCAGATCCCCTGGTGGCACAGCGGCTGCAGCAATACGCCGGCAGCCTGCGCGCCGCGATTTCCGATCCCGTCCTCCGCTCGGCGGAAGGCGTGTCCCTCCTTTCACAAGCGACATCCCGGCAGGCCTATGCCCTCGCCTACGGGGATGCCTTCCTCGCCACTGCCTGTCTCGCGGCTGCCGCGCTGGCCTGTCTGCTGCTGCACGAAGCCTGGCTCTTCGTTCAGCGCCGCAGCGCCGCGGCCGCGGTTCCGGCCTGA
- a CDS encoding HlyD family secretion protein produces the protein MSKFLRSTATYIASLIGIAGVALILFAFDLPPFSSSVERTDDAYVRGKVTFISPQLAGYISEVPVQDYQQVKQGDLIARIDDRIFQQKVAQAKASLEAQEAALANSEQSRLSAQAQVDSARAQLESAKQDLDTADAAWKRFQALLDKGVVTKSTADDSRTAFVQARSTEHQAEAALEVAQQDLAAIAVNKQSLQAAVDGARATVSLAEIDLQNTRITAPRDGTLGEVSARVGQYVSAGSQIGSLVPDDVWVVAAFKETQLAGMSVGQPVTFTVDALGDAELHGKIERFAPATGSEFSVLKSDNATGNFTKIAQRLPVRIVIDSGQTLARRLVPGMSVVARIDTASTGSAAAAELPSDTITFAQVPGSPHSAD, from the coding sequence ATGTCAAAGTTCCTTCGCTCCACTGCCACCTACATTGCCAGCCTCATCGGTATCGCCGGTGTGGCCCTCATCCTGTTCGCCTTCGACCTGCCGCCCTTTTCCAGCTCCGTCGAGCGGACGGATGACGCCTATGTCCGCGGAAAGGTGACGTTCATCAGCCCTCAGCTGGCCGGATACATCTCCGAAGTACCTGTACAGGATTACCAGCAGGTGAAGCAGGGTGACCTGATCGCCAGAATCGACGATCGCATCTTCCAGCAGAAGGTTGCGCAGGCGAAGGCGTCGCTGGAGGCGCAGGAGGCTGCCCTGGCCAATTCCGAGCAGTCACGGTTGTCGGCGCAGGCGCAGGTGGATTCGGCCAGGGCTCAGCTCGAGAGCGCGAAGCAGGATCTCGACACTGCCGACGCGGCCTGGAAGCGCTTCCAGGCCCTGCTGGACAAGGGCGTGGTGACCAAATCCACCGCCGATGACAGCCGGACGGCCTTCGTCCAGGCGCGGTCGACGGAACACCAGGCCGAGGCGGCCCTCGAGGTGGCACAGCAGGATCTCGCCGCGATTGCAGTGAACAAGCAGTCTCTGCAGGCAGCGGTCGACGGCGCGCGGGCCACAGTGAGCCTCGCCGAGATCGACCTGCAGAACACCCGGATCACCGCGCCGCGTGACGGAACGCTGGGCGAGGTGAGCGCCCGGGTCGGGCAGTATGTCTCGGCCGGTTCGCAGATCGGGTCGCTGGTGCCGGACGATGTCTGGGTGGTCGCCGCCTTCAAGGAGACCCAACTGGCCGGGATGAGCGTGGGGCAGCCCGTCACCTTCACCGTCGACGCGCTGGGAGATGCGGAATTGCATGGCAAGATCGAGCGATTCGCGCCCGCCACCGGCTCCGAGTTCAGCGTTCTGAAGTCCGACAATGCGACCGGAAACTTCACCAAGATCGCCCAACGCCTGCCAGTGCGCATTGTCATCGACAGCGGTCAGACGCTGGCCAGGCGCCTCGTTCCCGGCATGTCCGTCGTCGCCCGGATCGACACGGCCTCGACCGGATCGGCCGCAGCGGCGGAACTGCCGTCTGACACGATTACCTTCGCGCAGGTGCCCGGATCACCACACTCTGCGGACTGA
- a CDS encoding response regulator, translating into MLHSDLDSALAAAKERAEKRPSRRRCLLVEDSRFDRRRVQALAQSAQLDLEIVEASSLREARSHMSRDEFDLVLLDNFLPDGEGLVAIETFRAGEEGPVPVILLSGQSNSGMQQRAMDAGCSEYLQKDGLSGTVFREAVERALARALEPVRTEQPDQSVKLREVLETFAYECVGELRVPLSRMLRHISLASERHPNASADFDLLSENCRELFAYLDEIRSVAEQDGMAAQPRR; encoded by the coding sequence ATGTTGCATTCCGATCTCGACAGCGCCCTCGCGGCTGCAAAGGAACGTGCCGAGAAGCGGCCCTCCCGCAGGCGGTGCCTGCTGGTGGAGGACAGTCGCTTTGACCGCAGGCGGGTTCAGGCACTGGCGCAGTCCGCCCAGCTCGACCTGGAAATCGTCGAGGCGTCGTCGCTGCGCGAAGCCCGCAGCCACATGTCGCGCGACGAGTTCGACCTCGTGTTGCTGGACAATTTCCTTCCCGACGGGGAGGGTCTCGTGGCGATCGAGACCTTCCGGGCCGGGGAAGAGGGTCCGGTTCCCGTCATCCTGCTCTCGGGCCAGAGCAACTCGGGCATGCAGCAGCGCGCGATGGACGCGGGATGCTCGGAATATCTCCAGAAGGACGGGCTCAGCGGCACTGTCTTCCGCGAGGCCGTGGAGCGGGCCCTCGCCCGCGCGCTGGAGCCCGTGCGCACAGAACAGCCGGACCAGTCGGTGAAGCTGCGCGAGGTGCTGGAAACCTTTGCCTATGAATGTGTGGGGGAGCTGCGGGTGCCCCTGTCGCGCATGCTGCGGCATATTTCGCTTGCAAGCGAACGCCATCCGAATGCCTCGGCAGATTTCGATCTCCTGTCGGAAAACTGCCGCGAGCTGTTTGCCTATCTCGACGAGATCCGCAGCGTTGCGGAACAGGATGGGATGGCGGCGCAACCGAGGAGATAG
- a CDS encoding sensor histidine kinase: MLVDTLDGPGEEMHPGIALMPAELRMAGDTATAQQMAAGSRPDCLLLPPGGGDRGVAEHLRRAFPDTPMFRLHPWTPEAGEPPEAAAIARAISAERAACRKELEEFIQIAVHDLRAPLRACLTIPSWIRDDLEAAKQDYAPIAEDVEMLLTQANRMSALLEALSTYARVGHGDRPDDTVEPAGLIARVAARPGMPADLHVRVASGLPALTLRRSDMETLLEQLLLNAARHSARPAPRVDLEVATPPGGGLRISVTDDGQGIPEQYRERVFRPGTALRPRDEVEGSGMGLAIVRRIARHWGGEAGIEDAPGGKGVRIAIRLPANSPVLGSIERG; the protein is encoded by the coding sequence TTGCTCGTCGATACGCTCGACGGCCCGGGGGAGGAGATGCATCCCGGCATCGCACTGATGCCCGCAGAGCTGCGCATGGCCGGGGACACGGCCACCGCGCAGCAGATGGCTGCGGGGTCGCGGCCGGACTGCCTGCTCTTGCCGCCCGGGGGGGGAGACCGCGGTGTGGCGGAGCACCTGCGCCGCGCCTTCCCGGACACGCCGATGTTCCGGTTGCACCCCTGGACGCCGGAGGCCGGCGAGCCGCCGGAAGCCGCCGCCATCGCGCGCGCGATCTCGGCCGAGCGCGCGGCCTGCCGCAAGGAGCTGGAGGAATTCATCCAGATCGCCGTGCATGACTTGCGCGCGCCCCTGCGCGCCTGCCTGACCATCCCCTCCTGGATCCGGGACGATCTTGAGGCGGCGAAGCAGGATTATGCCCCGATCGCGGAAGATGTGGAGATGCTGCTGACGCAGGCCAACCGCATGTCGGCGCTGCTGGAGGCCCTGTCGACCTACGCGCGGGTCGGTCACGGAGACCGGCCGGACGATACCGTGGAACCCGCCGGGCTCATTGCCCGCGTGGCCGCGCGGCCCGGTATGCCGGCGGATCTGCACGTCCGGGTCGCGAGCGGCCTTCCCGCTCTCACCCTCCGCCGCAGTGACATGGAGACGCTTCTGGAGCAGCTCCTGCTGAACGCCGCGCGGCACAGCGCCCGACCCGCGCCACGGGTCGACCTCGAGGTTGCCACACCGCCGGGCGGCGGCCTGCGGATCAGTGTCACGGATGACGGTCAGGGCATCCCGGAGCAGTATCGCGAACGGGTTTTCCGCCCCGGAACCGCCCTGCGCCCTCGCGACGAGGTGGAGGGCAGCGGCATGGGCCTCGCCATCGTGCGGCGCATTGCGCGGCACTGGGGCGGCGAAGCCGGGATCGAGGATGCTCCGGGCGGCAAGGGTGTCCGTATCGCGATCCGCCTGCCGGCAAACTCGCCGGTGCTCGGGTCGATCGAAAGGGGGTGA
- a CDS encoding DUF1513 domain-containing protein, which produces MQLGRRHFLVGAAALSLSGTSGWAAAAGPAYLAAARDPDGGYGLYGLTDDGAALFHIPLPGRGHAGAAHPHRPEAIAFARRPGTFALVIDCAEGLSRARLEAPEGRHFYGHGTFSADGALLYTPENDFEAGEGRIGVWDASPSGGYARIGEFSSGGIGPHDTMLMPDGCHLIVANGGIQTHPDSGRAKLNLPTMRSTLALVSLRDGQMVQEWALPETLHLNSMRHLAMTRDGRVAAAMQWQGAVTDVPPLLALLDTGAQHLRLLAAPEPVQRQMQGYAGSVAFDAGGTSVAITSPRGGQLIAFDAASGEVIGLHRQPDICGLATSPSGFIVSDGQGGTCLLDGEARAHGQRRHNAQWDNHVVRLV; this is translated from the coding sequence ATGCAGCTCGGACGTCGCCACTTCCTCGTCGGGGCGGCAGCCCTCTCCCTCAGCGGAACCAGCGGCTGGGCCGCGGCGGCCGGCCCGGCCTATCTCGCGGCCGCGCGCGACCCGGACGGCGGCTACGGGCTCTACGGCCTCACGGATGACGGCGCCGCGCTGTTCCACATTCCGCTTCCCGGGCGCGGCCATGCCGGCGCGGCCCATCCCCACCGGCCCGAAGCGATCGCCTTCGCCCGCAGGCCAGGCACCTTCGCCCTGGTGATCGACTGCGCGGAGGGCCTGTCACGCGCCCGGCTGGAGGCGCCGGAGGGGCGGCATTTCTACGGCCACGGCACGTTCTCGGCCGATGGCGCGCTGCTCTACACCCCCGAGAACGACTTTGAAGCCGGCGAAGGCCGCATCGGCGTCTGGGATGCGTCCCCCTCCGGCGGCTACGCCAGGATCGGGGAGTTCTCCTCCGGAGGCATCGGCCCGCATGACACGATGCTGATGCCCGACGGCTGCCACCTCATCGTCGCGAATGGCGGCATCCAGACCCACCCGGACAGCGGCCGCGCCAAGCTGAACCTGCCCACCATGCGCTCTACCCTCGCGCTGGTCTCCCTCCGGGACGGGCAGATGGTGCAGGAGTGGGCCCTGCCCGAAACCCTGCACCTCAATTCCATGCGCCATCTCGCGATGACCCGGGATGGCCGGGTGGCAGCGGCGATGCAGTGGCAGGGCGCGGTGACCGACGTGCCACCGTTGCTGGCCCTGCTCGACACCGGTGCGCAGCATCTGCGCCTGCTCGCCGCACCGGAGCCGGTGCAGCGGCAGATGCAGGGCTACGCCGGCAGCGTGGCGTTCGACGCTGGCGGCACTTCGGTGGCCATCACATCGCCACGTGGCGGCCAGCTCATCGCCTTCGATGCGGCCTCCGGCGAGGTGATCGGGCTGCACCGGCAGCCGGACATCTGCGGCCTCGCCACATCTCCCTCCGGCTTCATCGTCAGCGACGGGCAAGGTGGCACCTGCCTGCTCGATGGCGAGGCCCGCGCGCACGGCCAACGCCGCCATAATGCGCAATGGGACAATCACGTGGTGCGTCTCGTCTGA
- a CDS encoding imelysin family protein has protein sequence MRARLASLAAAVVLAATGSAGADDASRAIVRRALDQVILPGFEAFETRAAGLEAASRGCDEDALRAAYQATFDAWEGVSHLRFGPTEEDQRAFAIAFWPDRKGFTARSLAGLAEAEDPVVDDPEEFEHVSIAARGLFALDYLLYDDTGQGLGAGPYRCRLLRAVSVDLHRLAAALVDRWEDPWSGWMLTAGAAENLAYPEPLSAVQELYKALLGGVQFTRDLRLANPLGSFDRPRPNRAEAWRSDRPLRNIGLSLDALEHMTEAVFVPSLPRENAEAARTAFSRVRDDLARITPPLTEAVSHPMSRFRVEALQTDYDQLYIALSAAIAPELGVREGFNALDGD, from the coding sequence ATGCGCGCGCGCCTCGCCTCTCTCGCCGCCGCCGTGGTGCTGGCGGCAACCGGATCCGCGGGGGCCGACGACGCATCGCGCGCCATCGTCCGACGGGCGCTGGACCAGGTGATCCTGCCCGGGTTCGAAGCCTTCGAGACCCGTGCGGCCGGGCTCGAAGCCGCCTCCCGGGGCTGTGACGAGGACGCGCTGCGCGCCGCCTACCAGGCCACGTTCGATGCCTGGGAAGGCGTGAGCCACCTGCGCTTCGGCCCCACCGAGGAAGACCAGCGTGCCTTCGCCATCGCCTTCTGGCCCGACCGCAAGGGCTTCACCGCCCGCAGCCTGGCCGGGCTTGCGGAGGCGGAGGACCCGGTGGTGGACGACCCGGAGGAGTTCGAGCACGTGTCCATCGCCGCGCGCGGGCTCTTCGCGCTCGACTACCTGCTCTACGACGATACCGGACAGGGCCTGGGCGCCGGCCCCTATCGCTGCCGGCTGCTGCGCGCGGTCTCGGTGGACCTGCACCGGCTGGCGGCGGCGTTGGTCGACCGGTGGGAAGACCCCTGGTCCGGCTGGATGCTCACCGCCGGCGCGGCGGAGAACCTGGCCTATCCCGAGCCGCTCAGCGCGGTTCAGGAGCTCTACAAGGCGCTGCTGGGCGGCGTGCAGTTCACCCGGGACCTGCGACTCGCCAACCCGCTCGGAAGCTTCGACCGGCCCCGCCCGAACCGGGCCGAGGCCTGGCGCTCGGACCGGCCGCTGCGCAACATCGGCCTGTCGCTCGATGCTCTCGAACACATGACCGAGGCCGTCTTCGTCCCCTCCCTGCCCCGGGAGAACGCCGAGGCCGCCCGCACCGCCTTCAGCCGGGTGCGCGACGACCTGGCGCGGATCACCCCGCCGCTGACGGAGGCCGTGTCCCATCCGATGTCGCGCTTTCGTGTCGAGGCGCTGCAGACCGATTACGACCAGCTCTACATCGCGCTTTCCGCCGCCATCGCGCCGGAACTCGGGGTGCGAGAGGGCTTCAACGCGCTGGATGGAGACTGA
- a CDS encoding di-heme oxidoredictase family protein, with protein sequence MKTLLTGLLLTAVCLPARADPLPGDIHLDVVPRTAAEAERIAAVTAPTTDFTKAEPFEINQGGAATTDFAIGPDVFSQSSANMSFEREMDFKVGNGLFRKLWVSSPSSTTSSDGLGPLYNARGCQNCHLKDGRGRRPIRDDEPTVSLFLRLSVPSTSPLTEQIQGYIATAPDPVYGGQLQNFSVAGVPAEGQMQMVYEDIPVSLPGGEVVTLQKPTYSISDLAYGPMAEGAMISPRLTLQMIGLGLLEAIPEADILAHADPEDADGDGISGRPNIVWSKEFDRPMLGRFGHKAGVPTIRQQSADAFSGDLGLSTPINPSASGDCTVAEEACRAAPDGASPDFEVDQQSLDLVTFYSRNLAVPLRRDVEDPQVLHGKELFYATGCASCHVPKYVTARLKDQPEQSFQLIWPYTDLLLHDMGEGLADNRPEGRATGREWRTPPLWGIGLTKWVSVRDFYLHDGRARSLAEAILWHGGEAQAARDGFAGLEKPDRDAILAFLESL encoded by the coding sequence ATGAAGACACTCCTGACCGGCCTGCTCCTGACTGCCGTCTGCCTGCCCGCGCGTGCGGACCCCTTGCCGGGGGACATCCATCTCGATGTCGTCCCCCGGACGGCGGCGGAAGCCGAGCGCATCGCCGCCGTCACCGCGCCCACCACGGATTTCACGAAGGCCGAGCCCTTCGAGATCAACCAGGGTGGGGCGGCCACCACCGATTTCGCCATCGGCCCGGACGTGTTCTCGCAAAGCTCGGCGAACATGTCCTTCGAGCGGGAGATGGACTTCAAGGTGGGCAACGGGCTGTTCCGCAAGCTCTGGGTGTCCTCGCCCTCCTCGACCACCTCGTCGGACGGGCTGGGGCCGCTCTACAACGCCCGCGGCTGCCAGAACTGCCACCTGAAGGACGGCCGCGGCCGCCGCCCGATCCGCGACGACGAACCCACCGTCTCGCTGTTCCTGCGCCTTTCGGTGCCGTCCACCTCTCCGCTCACCGAGCAGATCCAGGGCTATATCGCCACTGCGCCGGACCCGGTCTACGGCGGCCAGCTGCAGAACTTTTCCGTCGCCGGCGTGCCTGCCGAGGGCCAGATGCAGATGGTCTACGAGGACATCCCCGTCTCCCTGCCCGGCGGTGAGGTGGTGACCCTGCAGAAGCCGACCTATTCCATCTCCGACCTCGCCTACGGGCCGATGGCCGAGGGGGCGATGATATCGCCGCGGCTGACCCTGCAGATGATCGGCCTCGGCCTGCTGGAGGCGATCCCCGAAGCCGACATCCTCGCCCATGCGGACCCGGAGGATGCGGACGGAGACGGGATCTCCGGCCGCCCGAACATCGTCTGGTCCAAGGAATTCGACCGGCCCATGCTGGGCCGCTTCGGCCACAAGGCCGGGGTGCCGACCATCCGCCAGCAATCCGCCGACGCGTTTTCCGGCGACCTGGGCCTGTCCACCCCGATCAACCCTTCCGCCTCCGGCGACTGCACCGTCGCCGAGGAGGCCTGCCGCGCCGCGCCCGACGGCGCCTCGCCGGATTTCGAGGTGGACCAGCAGTCGCTCGACCTGGTGACCTTCTACAGTCGCAACCTCGCGGTGCCGCTGCGTCGGGACGTCGAGGACCCGCAGGTGCTGCACGGCAAGGAGTTGTTCTACGCCACCGGCTGCGCCTCCTGCCACGTGCCGAAATATGTCACCGCCCGGCTGAAGGACCAGCCGGAGCAAAGCTTCCAGCTCATCTGGCCCTACACCGACCTGCTGTTGCACGACATGGGCGAGGGCCTCGCGGACAACCGCCCGGAGGGACGGGCCACGGGCCGTGAATGGCGCACGCCGCCGCTCTGGGGCATCGGGCTGACGAAATGGGTTTCCGTGCGCGATTTCTACCTCCACGATGGCCGTGCGCGCAGCCTCGCCGAGGCCATCCTGTGGCATGGCGGGGAAGCGCAGGCGGCGCGGGATGGCTTCGCCGGCCTCGAGAAACCGGATCGCGACGCGATCCTCGCCTTCCTGGAGTCCCTGTGA
- the bfr gene encoding bacterioferritin encodes MKGDQKVIEYLNRALKSELTAINQYWLHYRLQADWGYGRLAKKSRAESIEEMHHADKLMDRIIFLEGHPNLQTLDPLRIGQTIKETLECDLAAEHDAWALYKEAREYCVKVGDYVSKELFEELLADEEGHIDYLETQLDLYGQIGEQNYGQLNATPADEAD; translated from the coding sequence ATGAAGGGCGACCAAAAGGTCATCGAGTATCTGAATCGCGCGCTCAAGAGCGAACTGACCGCGATCAACCAGTACTGGCTGCACTACCGACTTCAGGCTGACTGGGGCTACGGCCGGCTTGCGAAGAAGTCTCGCGCAGAGAGCATCGAGGAGATGCACCACGCGGACAAGCTGATGGATCGCATCATCTTTCTGGAAGGTCATCCGAACCTTCAGACGCTGGATCCGCTGCGAATCGGCCAGACCATCAAGGAGACGCTGGAATGCGATCTCGCTGCCGAGCATGACGCCTGGGCGCTCTACAAGGAAGCCCGCGAATATTGCGTGAAGGTGGGCGATTACGTCTCCAAGGAGCTGTTCGAGGAACTTCTTGCTGACGAGGAAGGTCATATCGATTACCTCGAGACGCAGCTGGATCTCTACGGCCAGATCGGCGAACAGAACTACGGCCAGCTCAACGCCACGCCCGCCGACGAAGCGGACTGA
- a CDS encoding imelysin family protein — translation MKLTFAALALFVATPALAVEKTEVLETYADIAEAGYGDSVATAKALQQAVDALIASPSEDTLAAAREAWLAARVPYQQTEAYRFGNAIVDAWEGKVNAWPLDEGLIDYVEGQGASDENAYAVLNVIANESFTLSGETVDAAEITPALLQDTLQEADEIEANVATGYHAVEFLLWGQDLNGTEAGAGTRPWTDYATGDACTGGNCDRRAEYLKVATDLLVSDLEWMAAQWGEGGEARETLMADPDAGIQAMLTGMGSLSYGELAGERIRLGLMLNDPEEEHDCFSDNTHNSHYYDGLGIRNVYTGSYTRVDGTEVSGPSLSELVAATDPEADAAVSKALDETMVALSALKARAESGLAYDQMLARGNAEGEALIMDVVDHLVGQTRAIEKAVAVLGADIEIEGSDSLDNPSAVFQ, via the coding sequence ATGAAGCTGACCTTTGCCGCCCTTGCCCTGTTTGTGGCCACGCCCGCGCTCGCAGTCGAGAAAACGGAGGTCCTGGAGACCTACGCCGATATCGCCGAGGCCGGGTACGGTGACTCCGTGGCGACGGCGAAGGCGCTTCAGCAGGCGGTGGACGCGCTGATCGCCTCCCCCTCCGAAGACACGCTGGCCGCGGCGCGCGAGGCCTGGCTGGCCGCCCGGGTGCCCTACCAGCAGACCGAGGCCTACCGTTTCGGCAATGCCATCGTCGACGCGTGGGAAGGCAAGGTCAACGCCTGGCCGCTCGACGAGGGCCTGATCGACTATGTCGAGGGCCAGGGCGCGAGCGACGAGAACGCCTATGCCGTGCTGAACGTGATCGCGAACGAGAGCTTCACCCTGTCCGGCGAGACGGTGGATGCCGCCGAGATCACCCCCGCGCTGCTGCAGGACACGCTGCAGGAGGCCGACGAGATCGAGGCCAATGTCGCCACCGGCTACCACGCGGTGGAATTCCTGCTCTGGGGCCAGGACCTGAACGGCACCGAGGCCGGTGCCGGCACCCGCCCCTGGACCGATTACGCCACGGGCGACGCCTGCACGGGCGGCAACTGCGACCGCCGCGCCGAATACCTGAAGGTGGCGACCGACCTGCTGGTCTCCGACCTCGAGTGGATGGCGGCCCAGTGGGGCGAGGGCGGCGAGGCCCGCGAAACCCTGATGGCGGACCCGGACGCCGGCATCCAGGCCATGCTCACCGGCATGGGCAGCCTGTCCTACGGCGAGCTGGCGGGCGAACGCATCCGCCTCGGCCTGATGCTCAACGACCCGGAGGAGGAGCATGATTGCTTCTCCGACAACACCCACAACAGCCATTATTACGACGGTCTGGGCATCCGCAACGTGTACACCGGCAGCTACACGCGGGTGGATGGCACCGAGGTGAGCGGCCCGTCGCTCTCCGAACTGGTGGCCGCGACCGACCCGGAGGCCGATGCCGCGGTGAGCAAGGCGCTGGACGAGACGATGGTGGCGCTCTCCGCCCTCAAGGCCCGGGCCGAGAGTGGCCTCGCCTATGACCAGATGCTGGCGCGCGGCAATGCCGAGGGCGAGGCGCTCATCATGGACGTGGTCGACCATCTCGTCGGCCAGACCCGCGCGATCGAGAAGGCGGTGGCCGTGCTCGGCGCGGACATCGAGATCGAAGGCTCCGACAGCCTCGACAACCCCTCGGCGGTTTTCCAGTAA